Proteins found in one Miscanthus floridulus cultivar M001 chromosome 4, ASM1932011v1, whole genome shotgun sequence genomic segment:
- the LOC136552976 gene encoding uncharacterized protein, protein MASRGAGGSPRSAPRRHGAAAPKDGADLLCPRFRSAAELAGWDEESVLAAMVVEDTPVRESRRKRRASTSSAGGSAGSSTRKRRPRRQFPAKIPPVVLALDDDDDKTDTAAVGKSEVKAAKEEEKVVLVGDKEASGSGEKAAATGNMPCMDRLREELSCAICLEICFEPTTTPCGHSFCMKCLRHAAAKCGKRCPKCRQLISNSRSCTINTVLWNTIQLLFPSEVEARKSSTSPPSPCNKGVNRSPLRANRLSQGGTGMRTRTRSSSSFITEGRTRSSYRTFIEPGSTTGTNTSANFISTHGSTRSRNRRSAVRLDQSEDAALAYRLQQEEFMNAFEEPEQERQPRNDVSTARDTLREIASRAVRLRARFWPV, encoded by the exons ATGGCGTCCAGAGGCGCGGGCGGCAGCCCCAGATCCGCGCCGCGTCGCCATGGGGCGGCGGCGCCCAAGGACGGCGCCGACCTGCTCTGCCCGCGGTTCCGGTCGGCCGCCGAGCTGGCCGGGTGGGACGAGGAGTCCGTCCTCGCCGCGATGGTCGTCGAGGACACCCCCGTCCGCGAGTCCCGTCGCAAGAGGCGggcctccacctcctccgccgGCGGCAGCGCCGGATCCAGCACCAG AAAGAGGAGGCCCCGTAGGCAGTTTCCGGCTAAGATCCCGCCGGTGGTTCTCGcgctcgacgacgacgacgacaagacGGACACTGCGGCAG TCGGCAAATCGGAAGTGAAGGCCgccaaggaggaagagaaggttgTCCTTGTGGGCGACAAGGAGGCGTCAGGATCTGGCGAGAAGGCAGCGGCCACCGGTAACATGCCGTGTATGGATCGCCTCCGGGAGGAGCTCTCTTGTGCG ATTTGCCTGGAGATCTGCTTTGAGCCGACCACCACGCCCTGTGGGCACAG CTTCTGCATGAAATGCTTAAGACATGCTGCAGCCAAGTGCGGAAAACGGTGTCCAAAATGCAGGCAATTAATCAG CAACTCAAGATCGTGCACCATCAACACTGTACTCTGGAACACCATTCAGCTCTTATTTCCCAGTGAAGTTGAGGCAAGAAAGAGTTCAACCTCACCACCTTCACCATGCAACAAGGGTGTGAACCGTAGCCCACTGAGAGCTAATAGGTTATCACAAGGTGGCACCGGTATGAGAACTAGAactaggagcagcagcagcttcaTCACCGAAGGTAGAACAAGAAGCAGCTACAGGACGTTCATCGAACCCGGCAGCACAACAGGCACCAACACTAGTGCGAACTTCATCAGCACACATGGCAGCACAAGAAGCCGTAACAGACGGAGCGCAGTAAGATTAGACCAATCTGAAGATGCTGCGTTGGCTTACAGGTTGCAACAGGAGGAGTTCATGAATGCCTTTGAGGAGCCTGAGCAGGAGAGGCAGCCACGGAACGACGTGTCCACAGCAAGAGACACTCTGAGAGAAATCGCCTCCCGGGCCGTCCGCCTCCGTGCTCGATTCTGGCCTGTTTAA